The DNA sequence GAATTCAACCAATTTTTAAAATCATGTGGGATCAAAGAAAATGATAAGTGCTTAGTTGTTGGCTTAGGAAATTGGAACGTAACTCCTGATGCACTCGGGCCAATGGCCGTTGAAAATTTACTAGTAACCAGCCATTTATTCAAGCTAGCTCCTGAACAGGTCCAAGAAGGGTTTAGACCTGTCAGTGCACTGACTCCAGGTGTAATGGGGATTACAGGAATAGAAACTAGCGATATCATATTTGGTGTCATTGAACAAACACAACCAGATTTTGTGATTGCGATTGATGCTTTAGCTTCACGTTCAATCGAGCGAGTCAACACAACGATTCAAGTGTCAGATACAGGAATCCATCCTGGAAGTGGTGTAGGAAATAAACGTAAGGAATTATCGAAAGAAACATTAGGTATTCCTGTCATTGCTGTGGGTATCCCAACCGTTGTTGATGCGGTTTCGATTACAAGTGATACGATTGACTTTGTACTTAAACACTTTGGAAGAGAAATGCGAGAAGGCAATAAGCCATCCCGCAACTTAGTGCCAGCTGGAATGACGTTTGGCGAAAGACGAGAACTAACCGATGAAGACATGCCAAATGAACAACAGCGTCAAAATATAATGGGTATGATTGGTACGTTAGAGGAAAATGAAAAACGTCAATTAATCCAAGAGGTTCTTGCCCCACTTGGTCACAACTTAATGGTGACCCCTAAAGAAGTGGATGTGTTTATTGAAGATATGGCCAATGTTATAGCTTCAGGGATGAATGCGGCACTACACGGTCAAGTTAATCAATCCAATGTTAATTCATATACTCATTAATAAAAAGAACTACTGTCTAACCTAACCGACAGTAGTTCTTTTTTTTGGCGCAGAGATTTGCGAACACGAAAAAGAGGAGAAGAAGCCAAAACATGTACGCAAACTAAAATAAAATGGTAGCTTGTCCGAACTTTTCTTTAATTGTGGTTCTATCGAAAAAAGCTTGTACATATACATCTGACAAGAGAGAAGAAAGGGTGGAATGTATGAGGAGAAACCAATTCCGTGGTTTTTCGGTCAATTTTAATCGGACAAGTCTTCGAAGAATGGCCGTATTATCAATCGTTTCCATAATCGCAATATTTATTTTTACGGGGATTCTAACCTCGCTTGAACCAAGACATGGGTTGGCGTCGTCCTCAATTTATAAATGGTCATCGCAAATTGATGGAGAAAGTTTAGTTCATGTTCTTGCTATGGAAAATTCTTATTTTTCACAAGCGTTACCAGAAGAAAGTGAGCTCCCAAACTTCTCGGGAATAGCGTTTGAGCTGATGACAAGTATCAACCCTGAAGATACCCGTAGTCTTCTCGGACGAGAATTACCTGGGTTTGCCTTATTTGATGGGGAAATTGTTGTAGCTGGGGAAGGTACGGATTATACAACTATGCCTGTTGAGTCTGCTCCGCCTTTAGAAGTCTTAATGGAAGAGCGAGAAGCATCGATGCGTAGTTTAGAGGAACTGGAAAAACTGAAAGAACCTGAAAGAGAAGAACCATCCATGACAACAGAAGGAAGAAGAGTGGTTCATGTCATGCATTCTCACAATCGTGAATCGTTTTTACCAGAACTCAAAAATGTTACTGACATGAACGATGCGTTCCATCCAGAAGTGAATATCACGCTAGTCGGCCAACGATTTGGACAAGCGCTTGAGCGAAATGGAATTGGTGCTGAAGTGGATACGACAGATGTGATGGCAATATTAAGTAATCGTGGCTGGCAGTATGGCCAATCCTATAATGCCGGTAGAGAAATTGTCAAAGAAGCGATGGCTTCCAATGAAGACTTAGACTTCTTTTTCGAATTTCACCGAGACACGGCTCCACGAAAAACGACAACCGTTACCATTAACGGCGAAGAATACGCTCGAACATGGTTTGTCTTAGGAAGAAATCATGAAAACTATGAACATAACCGAAAGATGGCTAATGAGCTCCATGATTTACTTGAAGAACATTATCCAGGACTAAGTCGTGGGGTAGTGGCGTATGGCGGAGCGGGAAGAAATGGTATATATAATCAGGATTTATCAAAACAATCGATACTTGTTGAATTTGGTGGAGTTGAAAATACACTTGAAGAAACATTCCGTACCGCCGATGCATTTGCAGATGTATTTAGTGAATTTTATTGGGATGCTCAAAAAGTAAGTCAAGAGTAGGAGGATGAACTGTGAAAAAAACAATTAAAGTGAGTGTCTTCTTCTCTTTCATTCTTCTCTTTGGGATATTGTTTGGAATCTACCAAGCCACTGATGGAGAATTAGGAGCAACAGCTACTCAAATCAGTGAAGAAACAAAACCAGAAAGCAACATCGTAGCGACAGAAAAACCAAAAAAAGAAAAAGCCAAAGAAGAAAATAACCAAGAGGATGGCTCAACGAACAAAGAACTAATGGAAAAACAAAAAAGAGTCGAGGAAGTTAAGCCGTTTAATTTTTATTCAGAGCTTGGGGCTAAGATGGGGAAAGGTCTTGAAATCATATTTCACCAAGTTGTGACAACGATTATTACAACTATTCATAGTTTTTTAAACGGATAAAAGCAAGAGGATGTTCCAAAGGGGTAATAATAACCTAAGGAACATCCTCTTGCTCTATTGAAGGAATGCCCTCACATTGCTATAATGAAAGTTAGTGTATTTAGGATGTCGGTAGAATCAGTATGTATCTTAGCATACTTCAAATACCCTATGTACTAGAGTGATTGTATCGTATATGTTGTAGGAGTGATAAATTGTGAACAAAGAAGAGCGCTTAGAGCGACGATCTAGAATAAGAAACTTTTCGATTATAGCTCATATAGACCATGGAAAATCAACATTAGCTGACCGGATTCTTGAGGCTACCAGTGCATTAACACAACGAGAAATGAAAGATCAAATGTTAGATGCGATGGACCTTGAACGAGAAAGAGGTATTACAATAAAGCTAAATGCTGTCCAACTCGTATATAAAGCAAAAGACGGTGTCGATTATATCTTTCATCTCATCGATACTCCAGGACATGTGGATTTCACATACGAAGTATCTCGAAGTTTAGCCGCTTGTGAAGGAGCGTTGCTCATTGTCGATGCTGCCCAAGGGATTGAGGCGCAAACATTAGCTAACGTGTATTTAGCATTAGATAATGATTTGGAAATTTTACCTGTGATTAATAAAATTGATTTGCCGAGTGCTGAGCCTGAGCGTGTGAGAAAAGAAGTAGAAGATGTGATCGGGTTAGATGCATCAGAAGCCGTTCTTGCATCGGCTAAAAACGGAATCGGAATCTCAGAGATACTCGAGCAAATCG is a window from the Bacillus alkalicellulosilyticus genome containing:
- the gpr gene encoding GPR endopeptidase, with the protein product MKNELDLSQYAVRTDLALEAHELVQEQEAKKEKQRKTIDGVVVKEKTEQNVKITTVEITADGADRLGKKPGRYVTFESQGIRKKDSELQQQVEEVFASEFNQFLKSCGIKENDKCLVVGLGNWNVTPDALGPMAVENLLVTSHLFKLAPEQVQEGFRPVSALTPGVMGITGIETSDIIFGVIEQTQPDFVIAIDALASRSIERVNTTIQVSDTGIHPGSGVGNKRKELSKETLGIPVIAVGIPTVVDAVSITSDTIDFVLKHFGREMREGNKPSRNLVPAGMTFGERRELTDEDMPNEQQRQNIMGMIGTLEENEKRQLIQEVLAPLGHNLMVTPKEVDVFIEDMANVIASGMNAALHGQVNQSNVNSYTH
- the spoIIP gene encoding stage II sporulation protein P, which gives rise to MRRNQFRGFSVNFNRTSLRRMAVLSIVSIIAIFIFTGILTSLEPRHGLASSSIYKWSSQIDGESLVHVLAMENSYFSQALPEESELPNFSGIAFELMTSINPEDTRSLLGRELPGFALFDGEIVVAGEGTDYTTMPVESAPPLEVLMEEREASMRSLEELEKLKEPEREEPSMTTEGRRVVHVMHSHNRESFLPELKNVTDMNDAFHPEVNITLVGQRFGQALERNGIGAEVDTTDVMAILSNRGWQYGQSYNAGREIVKEAMASNEDLDFFFEFHRDTAPRKTTTVTINGEEYARTWFVLGRNHENYEHNRKMANELHDLLEEHYPGLSRGVVAYGGAGRNGIYNQDLSKQSILVEFGGVENTLEETFRTADAFADVFSEFYWDAQKVSQE